The Candidatus Sulfotelmatobacter sp. genomic interval GCCAGCTCGCCACGGTCTCGCGCGCCAGCTTCTCGAGCATCGCTTCCTTTTCCTTGAGCCCGGGTGTCAGGAAGTCGCGGATCAGGAAGCGCACCGAAGTGCGATCCACGGTGGCGTTGACGTCGTTGGGATGGACGTAGCCCTCGCGCTTCTCGGTGGTCTCGGGTGACACCGCGTTCTTCGGCAGGCGATTGACGAAGTCGGCGGCGATCTTGATCGAGTTGATCATCACGCTCTTGGCGAGCCCCGGGTGCGTATTGAAGCCCTGGAAGGTGACCGTCATCGAGTCGGCCGAGAAGGTTTCGTTGTCGAGAATGCCGGCGGTCTCGCCGTCCATCGTATAGGCGAACGCGGCGCCGAAGCGCTTGACGTCGAAGAAGCGCGTGCCGGCGCCGATCTCTTCGTCGGGCGTGAATCCCACCCGGATCGTTCCGTGCGGGATCTCGGGATGCTTCACCAGATATTCGGCCGCCGCCATGATTTCGGCGCAGCCGGCCTTGTCGTCGGCGCCGAGCAGCGTCTTCCCCGACGCGGTCACGATGTCGGACCCGATGCGATCGCGCAGCGCCGGATTCTCGGACGGCTTGAGCAGCAGTTGCGGATCATCCGGATAGCGGATGTCGCCACCCTGCCAGCTCTCGTGCACGATCGGCTTGACGCCGGCGCCGGAAGTCTCGGGCGAAGTGTCGACGTGCGCCAGAAAACCGATTACAGGCACGTTCGTCTTCTTCGTGGTGGCGGGAACGGTCGCGAACACGTATCCGCGCGAGTCGCGGGTCGCGTCGGCGAGTCCGATCGCCTTGAGCTCGGTAACGAGCTGATCGAGCAGCACCAGCTGCTTGGCGGTGCTCGGGTAGCTGTCGCTGTTCTCGTCCGACTGGGTGTCGTAGGTGACGTAGCGCAGGAAGCGCTCGAGTACCGAGGTCTTGCCGGCAATGGCTGGCATGGTGGGCTCCGAGTCGAGGGGCGAGTCGGTCGCGGCCAAGCTAAGGCCGGGCCCGGGGTTCCTGCAAATCGAGCCGATTGCCGGGCAGGTCGGCCACCGCGAGGCGCCCGTCCTGCAGCGTCAGCACCGGCGCGTAAGGCCCGCGCGGCATTCGCGTCCACCACGCGCCGGTCGCTCGGCGTTCGGCCGCAGTGGTGAAGTGATAGAGATAGACGGTGGCGCGCAAGTAGCGCGGTGGGGCGTCGGGAAATGGATTCCTCGCCATCAGCTTGAGCACCGGCTTCGAGCCCTGCAGCAGGCGTTCGCAGAAATA includes:
- the pepT gene encoding peptidase T, translated to MPAIAGKTSVLERFLRYVTYDTQSDENSDSYPSTAKQLVLLDQLVTELKAIGLADATRDSRGYVFATVPATTKKTNVPVIGFLAHVDTSPETSGAGVKPIVHESWQGGDIRYPDDPQLLLKPSENPALRDRIGSDIVTASGKTLLGADDKAGCAEIMAAAEYLVKHPEIPHGTIRVGFTPDEEIGAGTRFFDVKRFGAAFAYTMDGETAGILDNETFSADSMTVTFQGFNTHPGLAKSVMINSIKIAADFVNRLPKNAVSPETTEKREGYVHPNDVNATVDRTSVRFLIRDFLTPGLKEKEAMLEKLARETVASWPGSSVSFEVQESYRNLREVLDQHPQIIANAKEAYRRAGLDPVDGAIRGGTDGSRLSFMGLPTPNIFAGGHNLHSRLEWVAVQDMERAVEVIVHLAQVWEEQA